From a single Anaerolineaceae bacterium oral taxon 439 genomic region:
- a CDS encoding ABC transporter permease, whose protein sequence is MDRRFSKRRRKNELIALLLIAAIAAGLTVVLVYLSGSRFDVAFGGFLRGISGSSYAVSEVFVKATPLILAGLGVSFAFQSGFISIGAEGQLYIGAIAATAAALSFPALPRPLLLTACFLLSFLSGGVWSLIPGVLKAKFGISEVINTIMFNYIAIGIVGITLQTVLKDPANYFPVSPDLPKSAELSVLIPGTRLHSGFLIAIACALVSYVLIYYTAIGFKVRAVGMNPRACQCAGVSVAGTILFTSMVSGGLAGIAGFVEITGLHHHLIEGISPGYGYLAVIVALLGKNHPSGIIVSGLAISAIQVGSLSMQRAGNVPSAISSIILGAIVLLLMAKDAFISALEKKEEEGVA, encoded by the coding sequence ATGGATCGCAGGTTTTCTAAACGTCGGAGAAAAAACGAATTGATCGCGCTGCTGCTGATCGCCGCGATTGCCGCGGGGCTGACGGTCGTTCTGGTTTATCTTTCGGGAAGCCGGTTCGACGTCGCGTTCGGCGGGTTTCTCCGCGGGATCAGCGGGTCGTCGTACGCGGTCTCCGAGGTTTTCGTAAAGGCGACGCCGCTGATTTTAGCCGGGCTCGGCGTTTCCTTCGCGTTTCAGAGCGGATTTATCAGTATCGGCGCGGAAGGTCAGCTGTATATCGGCGCGATCGCCGCGACGGCCGCCGCGCTGTCGTTTCCGGCGCTGCCCCGTCCGCTCCTGCTGACGGCCTGCTTCCTGCTCAGCTTTCTTTCCGGCGGCGTCTGGTCGCTGATCCCCGGGGTGCTGAAGGCGAAGTTCGGGATTTCCGAGGTGATCAATACGATCATGTTCAACTATATCGCGATCGGAATCGTCGGGATCACGCTTCAGACGGTTCTTAAAGATCCGGCGAATTATTTTCCCGTTTCGCCGGATCTCCCGAAATCGGCGGAGCTGAGCGTGTTAATCCCGGGAACTCGGCTGCATAGCGGTTTCCTGATCGCGATTGCCTGCGCGTTGGTTTCGTACGTCCTGATTTATTACACGGCGATCGGGTTCAAGGTTCGCGCGGTTGGGATGAACCCGCGCGCGTGCCAGTGCGCCGGGGTATCGGTCGCTGGGACGATCCTGTTTACGTCGATGGTCAGCGGGGGCCTTGCAGGGATCGCGGGGTTCGTCGAAATAACCGGGCTGCATCATCACCTGATCGAAGGAATTTCGCCCGGCTACGGGTATCTGGCGGTGATTGTCGCGCTGTTGGGGAAGAATCATCCGTCAGGTATTATCGTTTCCGGGCTGGCGATTTCCGCGATTCAGGTCGGTTCGCTGTCGATGCAGCGCGCTGGGAACGTTCCGTCCGCGATTTCGTCGATTATTTTGGGCGCGATCGTGCTGCTGCTGATGGCTAAGGACGCTTTTATTTCGGCGCTGGAGAAGAAGGAAGAAGAGGGGGTAGCATGA
- a CDS encoding heme ABC transporter ATP-binding protein — protein MMLRMENIQKRFFGKYANRNVNLNVEAGEIHALLGENGAGKTTLMNILYGLYRPDGGRIFVEGKEARFESPKDAIAMRIGMVHQHFMLVPSLTVSENITLGLKEKGFPLTDRAGIDRRLKALSGRYGLPIDVGAKVGTLSVGEQQRVEIMKLLFRDARMLILDEPTAVLTQQETEKLFDVLRKLKAAGCSVVLITHKIPEVMKIADQVTVMRSAESVGTYPISTLNETRLAELMIGRKLAERRRNDPVPAPAGAGLVLDRVSLTKGGSSRLRDVALTVPCGSILGVAGVEGNGQRELAEVVVGLRRVQSGTVRFGGEELSRKTVRERRELGLAYISEDRHHDGLLMDAGILDNMLLKYCDRGPYRRAGFVDFSGVRRLALEKKAEYQIKADDLTVPVRYLSGGNQQKIILSRELGDSPRLIVAAQPTRGLDVGASEFVRERLIIERGKGAAILLISADLEEILALSDTIAVMYDGRIMGLFENSENPDLTAIGLMMAGKK, from the coding sequence ATGATGCTGCGAATGGAAAACATTCAAAAGAGGTTCTTCGGAAAATACGCGAACCGGAACGTTAATTTGAACGTGGAAGCCGGCGAAATTCATGCGCTTCTGGGCGAGAACGGCGCTGGAAAAACGACGCTGATGAATATTCTTTACGGCCTGTACCGGCCGGACGGAGGCAGGATATTCGTCGAAGGTAAAGAAGCGCGTTTCGAGTCGCCGAAGGACGCGATCGCGATGCGAATCGGCATGGTCCATCAGCATTTCATGTTGGTCCCGTCGCTGACCGTTTCCGAAAATATTACGTTGGGATTGAAAGAAAAGGGGTTCCCGTTGACGGATCGCGCCGGGATCGATCGCCGCCTGAAAGCGCTGTCTGGTCGTTACGGGCTTCCGATCGACGTTGGCGCGAAGGTCGGGACGCTTTCCGTGGGGGAACAGCAGCGCGTCGAAATTATGAAGCTGCTGTTCCGGGACGCGCGGATGCTGATCCTGGACGAACCGACGGCGGTCCTGACGCAGCAGGAAACGGAGAAGCTTTTCGACGTTTTACGGAAGTTAAAAGCGGCGGGCTGTTCCGTCGTCCTGATTACGCATAAAATCCCGGAGGTCATGAAAATCGCGGATCAGGTGACCGTCATGCGCAGCGCGGAGAGCGTCGGGACGTATCCGATTTCCACGCTGAACGAGACGCGCCTTGCGGAATTGATGATCGGGAGGAAGCTGGCGGAGCGAAGGCGGAATGATCCGGTTCCTGCGCCGGCCGGGGCCGGGCTGGTACTGGATCGCGTTTCGCTGACGAAGGGCGGGTCCTCCCGTCTTCGGGACGTTGCGCTGACCGTCCCGTGCGGGTCGATCCTCGGCGTCGCCGGCGTTGAGGGCAACGGGCAAAGGGAGTTGGCGGAGGTTGTGGTCGGGCTGCGCCGGGTTCAAAGCGGAACAGTTCGATTTGGCGGCGAGGAGCTGAGCCGAAAGACGGTTCGGGAGCGGCGCGAGCTGGGGCTCGCTTATATTTCCGAGGACCGTCATCATGACGGCTTGCTGATGGACGCCGGGATTCTGGATAACATGCTGCTTAAATATTGCGATCGCGGTCCGTACCGGCGCGCGGGATTCGTCGATTTTTCTGGCGTCCGACGGTTGGCGTTGGAAAAAAAGGCCGAGTATCAGATTAAAGCAGACGATCTCACGGTCCCGGTCCGTTATCTTTCCGGCGGAAATCAGCAGAAGATTATCCTGTCCCGGGAATTGGGCGATTCTCCGCGGCTGATTGTCGCGGCGCAGCCGACCCGCGGTCTCGACGTCGGCGCTTCCGAGTTCGTTCGTGAGCGGCTGATAATCGAGCGGGGGAAGGGCGCGGCGATCCTCCTGATTTCCGCGGACCTGGAAGAGATTCTGGCGCTGAGCGATACGATCGCCGTGATGTATGACGGGAGGATCATGGGGCTTTTCGAGAATTCAGAAAATCCGGATCTGACCGCGATTGGGCTGATGATGGCTGGGAAAAAATGA
- a CDS encoding BMP family ABC transporter substrate-binding protein, whose translation MKTKWVGLFLTAALAVGLLAGCGAAPKATEDGEAAAPETLKVALILSGPANDQGWNATALEGLNEAEKEYDVSISTMENVSIADSEAAFRDYAAQGYNLIIGHGYQFGEPAKKVSGDFSKAFFMSTESNSESENMASYVMSCEQGAYLMGMLCAGMSATKVIGVVGGFEQPSITKELEAFKLGAAEIDPEVRVLEIYVNSFTDASLGKEAALSMVRQNADVLYHVANQAGNGVIVAAQENNLLACGNSFDQSSIAPDTVMASTVYRMPKVILTGVEQVKKNAFHGGIYHLGLAEDVVDITGYGNFEDKIPQDLKNRIAEKKEAIRKGEFVVPVIETPSK comes from the coding sequence ATGAAGACGAAATGGGTTGGGCTGTTTTTGACGGCGGCGCTTGCTGTCGGGCTGCTTGCCGGCTGCGGCGCTGCGCCGAAGGCGACGGAAGACGGGGAGGCGGCTGCGCCGGAAACGCTGAAGGTCGCGCTGATCCTGTCGGGGCCGGCGAACGATCAGGGCTGGAACGCGACGGCGCTTGAGGGGCTGAACGAGGCGGAGAAGGAATACGACGTTTCGATTTCGACGATGGAAAACGTCAGTATCGCGGACTCCGAAGCGGCGTTCCGCGATTACGCCGCGCAGGGATATAACCTGATCATCGGGCATGGGTATCAGTTCGGCGAGCCGGCGAAGAAGGTTTCCGGCGATTTTTCGAAGGCGTTTTTCATGTCGACCGAGTCGAATTCCGAATCGGAGAACATGGCGTCTTACGTAATGAGCTGCGAACAGGGCGCGTATCTGATGGGGATGTTGTGCGCTGGGATGAGCGCGACGAAGGTGATCGGGGTCGTCGGCGGCTTTGAGCAGCCGTCGATCACGAAGGAGCTGGAGGCGTTCAAGCTTGGGGCGGCCGAAATCGATCCGGAGGTCAGGGTTCTTGAAATTTACGTCAACTCGTTTACCGACGCTTCGCTGGGGAAAGAAGCCGCGCTGAGCATGGTCCGACAGAACGCCGACGTCCTGTACCATGTCGCCAATCAGGCGGGAAACGGCGTTATTGTCGCCGCGCAGGAAAATAATCTGCTGGCCTGTGGGAATTCGTTTGACCAGAGCAGTATTGCGCCGGATACGGTCATGGCGTCGACGGTTTACCGGATGCCGAAGGTGATCCTGACCGGCGTAGAGCAGGTTAAAAAGAACGCTTTCCATGGCGGTATTTATCATCTTGGCCTCGCGGAGGATGTCGTCGATATAACCGGGTATGGGAACTTTGAAGATAAGATTCCGCAGGATTTGAAGAACCGGATCGCGGAGAAAAAGGAAGCGATCCGAAAGGGCGAGTTCGTCGTTCCCGTGATCGAAACGCCGTCGAAATAG